The genomic region CCGTTATGATTTTTTTAACAACATTATCAATATCCGACGTGAAACGAAGATGAACTCTTTGATAGACTATCTTAATATCATTTGCTGCATGTATGTCATCTATTGTTTGTTCAACAAGGGATGTTTTACCATGCCTCCTGTATTCTTGAATCCAGCAGTGGCGGCCAATTTTTATGTACTTACTTAACTTTGCTCGCTCATTAGTTCTATTACAAAATGCTACGCCAGTAACTTTTGTTTTCGGGAAATAGTCTATATTCATGATCGGTTCCGTCATTGCTAATTAGGTTATTTTAACGTTCAAATAGCCGTGTCGCAAGTTCCGACACGAAGGTTGCGTCACGGAGTGTTTGGCACGGAGATTTCGATTCGCAACCATTTGTTAATTCCCTATCACATCCCTATCACCATGGAACAAAATACAGAAAACTCCCGTTTAGGCATTACTTTTCTGCGCAAAGGCACTGAAAACACCTTAACTTTTGGGTATCTGCTTTTCAGGGATTAACAGCCGATGATGAATTAAATTAATTATCTTGCATAGAGGCGATGATTTGCATCACTTCGGCAATATTACCAGCGCCAATTTTGCCAACGCAGCATTGTTGGTTAACCGCAGCGTGGAGTTGAGCAAGCTCAATCATATTCTCCAGTGTTGCTGTGCCTAGCACTTCGGTGCTTGCCATATTTTGTTGCACAGCAGGCAATGAAAACACGTGACCGTGGCTATCGATAAGCACGTCACGATCGCTAAACACGTACAACAACATTTCTTCATCATTAAGCCAGTCTTGCTCACTGACGATGTAAATCAACTCATCTTCGCCATCGTGTTTAACAACGGCAGGCCAAGCGATCATATATCCGTGTCCCTAGTTGATGCATTAGAATCGCCAACAATATGACTTCTTACGCCATATTGCTGACTTTGTTGATTGCCATCAGCGTGTTTTTTGTCGGTGAGGCCAGCTTGTTCTATGGCTCTAGCAGCGAGTAAGCTTTCCGGTACTTCTTTTATGTATAAGTCGCGCTTCGCGTATGGGATCTCTATATTGTTCTCCGCGAATTTTCGGTAAATGGCATTATTGATTTGATGCAAAATACGGCCACGATCGCCAGGATTTTCAATCCAGCCCATCACTTCAAAGTCTAAACTTGAGCCGCCAAAGGTACGAAAACGCACAACGGGTGGTGGGTATGAGCAAATTTCATCTTCTTCTTGCACTACACTGTTAAGCACTTTTTGTACTAAATCAAGATCACTGCCATAGGCGCAACCGACTTGGGCGCGAATACGTGATTTAGTGCTAGGTCCCGCCGATTCATTAACAATTTTTGTGTTACCCATAACCGAGTTGGGGATGGTAATTTCAATATGATCACGGGTCAATATGCGAGTACTACGTAAACCAATGTTGGTTACCTCACCGCGCTCACCGGATTCTAATACAACATAGTCTTTAATTTTGTAGGGTGAGTCGGCCATGATCAGCACCCCAGAAAATAAGTTGGCTAAGGTGTCTTTAGCGGCAAAACCCACGGCAATACCGACAATACCAGCCGAGGCAAGCCATGCGGTCATATCGATGTTCCATGACGAGAAAATCATATAAATCGAAACAACGAAAATCAGAATCAGCGCCAAGTTTTCAAACAGTGGCAAGGTTTGCATGTGTAAGATTTTAAAACGCCTATCATTGGCTGCAACGCTGTGCAAAATAATGCGGGTAATGCGCATCACAAATAATGTCCACATAATGGCCAGCACAGTGTAAAACATAGGGAATAGGTATTTGGTTACTTCATCAGGCGCTTCAGCAATTTTTGAGGCGATGGCAAGACCAAAGATAACCACCGAGTAAAACAGCGGTTTATGTAACAGTTCAATTAACTGGTCATCAAACTTGCCATTGGTTTTGCTCGCTAACTTTTGAATCCAAGTAATAACGACTTTATCAATAAGCCAAGCAACAACCAGTGAGGCAAGCACGACGACGCCTGCTTGCAAAAATACGTTGTCGCCAAAGTAACTGAGGTAGTCTTTTATCTGGCTGTCGAGTTGTTCCATCTTAGCTCCCTGTACTGCTAATTAATCTTTAGAAATTAATGTTTTATTTTGTGCTTTATTACGCTTTAAGTTCAAGCAAGTATCATTGTATAAGTGACGAAAAAACAATGGTGCAACCTTGAGTGAATCGGTTATGGGTGGTTGATTATTGGCAAGGCGAATGATGTTTTGATAATAAAAACTTATCTGGCCAACAGAGTTCATCGACTTAATGAGCCCTAATGGACTGTTATTGCCCCAAAAACCATCACCAAGTTTGAGTTTATACTCATAATCATCGATGTAGTCGACTTCGGCGTTTATGAGTTTTTGTGAAACGTCGGCATCGGTGCACAAAGGTCTTGCCAAGCCAACCATGTCAACTTCGCCGTCACTAATAACCTGCTCTATCACTTCGCGTGAGCGAAAGCCACCGGTGATCATTAGCGGCACTTTAGCATGTTGCTTTATCGCGTCAGCATATTCTATAAAATACGCCTCACGGCGGCGCGTGCTTTCTCTTACTTCGCTTGCGTCAACGCTAATAAAACTTAATTGCTCGTAGGTACCACCAGAAATTTCCAGCAAATCAATGCCATCTTCACTCAGCCAGCTAGCAACTTGCACGCATTCTTCAAGGGTAAAGCCACCTTGTTGAAAGTCGGCTGAGTTGAGTTTAACGCCAATAGGAAACTCTGGCCCCACCGCTTTGCGTACCGCTTGGACAACCGAACGGGCAAAACGAGCACGGTTTTCAAGGCTACCGCCCCATTGATCTTTACGTAAGTTGGTTTTTGGTGATAAAAATTGGCTGATTAAGTAGCCATGGGCAGCATGCACTTGCACACCACTAAAACCCGCTTGTTTGGCAAGCGCGGCGGTGGTGGCATAACGCTGAATAATGTCATCAATTTCTTGCTGTCTCAGTGCTCTAGGTTTAGAAAACATACCCATGATATGTAGCTGCACATCCGAGGGTGATACCGGTTGGCTATTTACTAGCGTCGCGCATTGTCGCCCCGGATGCGATATTTGCATCCATAAATGATTACCAGCCACTTGGCCTGCTTGAGCCCAAGCTTTAAAGGCATCTAATGCTGAGTCATCTTCAAGAACAACGTTACCGGCACGCTCTAAATAGCGCCGATCTACCATGACATTGCCAGTAATATGTAAGCCGGTGCCACCATGTGACCAAGTGCGGTACAAGGTGTTGTGTTGCTCGGTTGGGCGGTCATAAGGATCCGCTAAACCTTCGGTCATGGCACTTTTACATAGCCGATTAGGTATCACTGCACCGCACGGGAGAGTCAAGGGTTGAGCTAGTGGTGATGTCATGGTGTCCTCAGCAAGTTATTGTTTTTAAATCTTTGTTTTTATTTTGCTAATGGTTACTTTATACCGCTAATCCAATCGCAAAGCACTTGTTTAAATTCATCTTTGTGGGAAATAAATGGTGCATGTGAGGCACCATAGAAAGTATAGCTGTCAGATTGAGGCACTAACTTATCCATTTGCTCAATGACAGCCTTGGGAACTAATGAATCGAGACGACCGTACAAACGCAAAAATGGTATATCAATATTTTGGATTTTGGCGCGTAGATCGACGGTTTCTAATAAACTCAGCGAGGCATCAAGTGTTTCTTTACTCGCATGTGGGCGGCTATCTATAAGTGCTTTTATTTCTTTTATATCGGCACGCACGTGTGCTGCCCCCATGGCCTGAATACGCAAAAAATTACTGATGGTTTTATCGGCGCTTACTGCGAGTTGCTGATGGAAGCCTCTTAATAATTCTGGCTTGATACCCGGCCAATGCTCATCATCAACAAAATAAGGCGAGCTGGTAATGGTTACAACGGCTTTAACTTTGTCACTATGATGCAGGGCAAGTTCACTGGCAACAAGCCCGCCAAGTGACCAACCAACGACAATACTCGGCTGGTCAATTACATCGGCAACTGCCGTTGCAAGGTTGCCTAGACTGTAGTCTTTTAGATGACTATCGACATTATCGCCAAAACCGGGTAAATCGATACAAGTGACGGTAAATTGCTGCTTGAACATATCGACCATAGGCGAAAAAATGGCGCTGTTTAGGCCCCAACCATGGATGAAAACAAGATGCTCGCCGTTTCCTTCGACACGGGAATTAAGCTGTTTTTCAGCTGTTTGGGTCATTATTAACTATGCTTTGATTGATAACGGATAACATTTATTTTACGCAATGGATAGCGACAATGGAAATTTTCCCTTCTGATCAAATCAGTCGACTTTGGCGACGCGGAGCTAAAGCGTTTCAGCGCTTTTGTCCCTCGTTATGTGATTTATGCCGCCAGCCGAGTCATCACTTACCACTTTTATGCAAATGCTGTCATCAGGACCTAGCAGGCTTTGATTATCAACAACTTGCAGGTAATTTACTCAATCACCCGGCAATTGTGGGGCATTTACCAAAAATGGCTTTTCAGCAGTTAGTCTGTGCTTGCCCTTACGTATGGCCTCTTGATATTTGGCTAATGCAGCTTAAGTATCAACGACGGGTAGAGTTAGTGCCAGTGCTTGCTCATTTATTGGTCGCGACACTAAAGCTAATTCGAGAGTCAAATCAGCACCAACAACAAAACCCGTACCATGTGGCAGACCTATTAGTACCGGTGCCATTATCGCCGCTGCGTTTACGGCAACGGCAATTTAATCAAGCGTTATTACTTGCTGACATCATTAGCAGAGAAATTGGCGGATTTGTTGACACTAGCCTTATCGGTCGTAGGCAGAGCTTACAGCGACAAGTTGGTAAAAGTGGTGTGCAACGACGCATGGCACTAAAAAATAGTTTTTATATTACACCGAGCGCGGCTGACACCATAAAAGGTAAGCATGTTGCCATTGTTGACGATGTCCTTACCACCGGAACTACGGCAAATATGATAGCCAAATTATTGCTCAAGCATGGTGTGGCAACGGTATCGGTATATACCGTTGCCTTATCGTTGCCAGTCATGCGCCGAGACTAGTTTCTGTTAACCAGTGATCAACAGCCCGAGCAAATGAATTACGGGATAGCGCTAAATACTTTTGAGAAAAACAAGCTATTAGCGATGATTTTCGCGGTTCCTGGCCAGTAGCCCCGAAATACTAAATTAGCATCACTGGCAATGACTCGACCGCGACCGACATCGTGAGCGATGATGGACGCATTACCAGCAACGAGATCGACAAGTTGTGGTGCGGCATAGCCACTCATAAGCGGATCGCTTTGGTAGCGATTGACTGTAACAAATGGCGTTGCAGGCAAGGTAATAATATCGGTCGAGTTTTTAAAGATGGCTAAGTCGGGTTTATTGTAGCCATAGGCAAGGGGATGCGATAAATCTATTTCCGTTTCAAAAATAGTACCGGCGATGAGCTTTTCGGCATGCAAGGTTTGCTTGTCTTCATAACTCAAGCCATTGGTATTAAAGGCACGATCAATATCGGAGGCTGTGACAAATTCAGCATTGAGGATCTTATGATTGGCGAGATATTTCACCGCACCTTTTTGGGCGATCAGTGTTCCACCCTGCTGAGCAAAATCGGCGAAGCGTTTTTCGCTATTTTGCGGTAACTGCTCATAATTGCCGTCGACCATGATAATGTGACTGTAGTCATTAAAATCGATGTGACTAAGACGATACGTATCGACCACACTTACTGGAATATTTAATTGCGAGTCCAAGTAGTAAAGCATATGACCCGCTTCGTATTGCGATATCCCATGGCCACCAATTAACAACACTTTTATCGGGTTTAATGGGCGCAGCGATGGACTGCCAATATCGATGCCCTGGTTAAAGCCAGTTTCAATCGCGTATAAGTCGATACCAATTTGTTGCTGCCACTGAGTTAACGTGGCAAACCAGTTTTTATTGGTTTGCAAGGCAGCAGGGATAATGATGCTACCGCGGTCAAATGACATGCGCTCGTTTGCGACTAAGGCACTAAATTTTTTGGTATTTACTTTGGCGCGAATGCCCGCATTAAGTAGCTTGTTAAGTAATTTAGGTGCCAGATAATCATCCCAATGAAACGCATAAGCATAGGCGTCACTGGCTGGGCGCATGACGTCGTTGGCCGTTTTTTGCCAAGGCGTTGATGAAATACTTAAGCCCCGATTGGTTTCTACTTTGGTAAAGCTGATGTTATAGGCTAATGGCATGGTCCAGCCGGATACATCATAAAAGGTGTTGTCGTTAAAGGTCGTCACTTTGTTAAACAAAGTCTTTACTAAACGATACTGGGCTTGCTCAAGTGGCACAAAGAAGCTGTGCTGTGCTTGGTAAGTATTATCATCGTCTTGATAATCTTTTTGCAATGGATAAACACTGACTTGGTGCTGGCTAAGCAGTTCTAAAAAGGCATTAAGGCGACTGCGATCATGAGGTTCGGTAAATAAAAAGCCAGCAAAATCATCTTCGTCAGCTAAGTCTTCAATTTGTTGATAAAACTGGTGACGATAGTTGTGCAGTTTGGTTTTGTTATCACTGGCGGCCGTGAGGGTTGAAAACGAGGTGAGTACGTGATTTTTAATACCAAAAGCAAAGGTTAAGATGCCATTAGCCGAATCTGTGATGTAACCTCGAGAGCTTGCTTGCTCGAATAAAATACCAATGGTGCCATTTATGTCAGGATAGGTTGAGCCCTTACCATAGAAAAAGTCATCAAAACTTTCTTCCGAATAATATAAACGGTTCTCGGCATCGAGTGCTTTGGCATGATAGCCGGCAATTAACTTGGTTAAATCGAAGTTTTCGCTTGGCGTTAACGGGTTATTACGTGATGGCACGCCGGGCTGAAAAAAGTAGCTGGCATGGCGGCCCATTTCATGAAAATCACCAAGCACGTTTGGCTTATAGTGATGATATACACGCAAACGGTTACGGCTTTCTTGCTGTGTTAGTGGTAACCAATCACGATTTAGATCAAACATATAATGATTGGTACGCCCCGATGGCCATTGCAAGTGGTGCTCACGATGGTTGTGATCGGTATTAACGCTTTGATTGCGATTGGTATTCACCCAGGTGGTAAATCGGTCCATGCCATCAGGATTCATACTTGGCTCAATAACAATAACAAGGTTATCAAGCAACTTATCGATGTTGTTATTTATCGCCGCGGCTAGTTGATAAGCCACCAAGAGTGACGCGTTAGCACCTGAGATTTCGTTACCATGAATGCTATACCCTAGCCAAACTACCGCCGGATCATTATCAGCTTGCTTAGTGCTACTTTGTCGGTTGCTTAAGATCTCATCTAAACGCGCTAAATTTTGTTGGCTACTGATGGTGGCAATAATTTGTTTACGGTGCTCTTGGCTGTAGCCCATTTGTCTAACTTCAACCAGTTCACTGGCTTGATCCAGTTGCTCAAAGTAATCGATTAATTGGTCATGACGAATATGGCGTTCGCCTACCTCAAAGCCCAATACCTGCTCTGGTGTTGGGATATTTGGGCGGTATTGATCTTGATTGGGAAAATAGTAAGAAAGTGGCGCTGCAAACAGGGTATTTGCAACCAATAATAGCGCCACAGAGCATACTCGTATGATGTTAAACAAAACAAACTCCTTCACGGGTATAGAGGCAATAAACATTTTAATTTTAATACTTTAGCAAAATTTATAAGCAAAGTAGTGGTTAATTTACTGACTCACAGGGATTTATCTTGATAAAAAATGTCAATTAATTTGGAAGTTTGCGCTTGAGAAGCGTATTATAGCCCCCATACTTGAGTTAAATAGTCGGGTATGTTGCAGGGCAACATACTACGCGTGAGATGTAAGCATAAAGCGAGACACAAATGATTAAAATTAGTGATACCGCACAGGAGCATTTCGTAAAGCTACTGTCGCAGCAGGCTGAAGGCACCTGTATTCGTGTGTTCGTGGTAAACCCAGGAACCGCACAAGCAGAATGTGGTGTGTCATATTGTCCACCAGAAGCCATTGAAGAAGACGATATCCGTATTGAATACAATGGTTTTGCGGCGTTAGTTGATAAAGACAGTGAGCGCTTTTTAGAAGACGCTGAAATCGATTTTGTTAGCGATCAAATGGGATCGCAGTTAACGTTAAAAGCACCAAACGCGAAACTTCGTAAAGTTGCTGACGACGCGCCATTATACGATCGCGTAAATTACTTTATTCAATCTGAGGTTAACCCACAGTTAGCCGGTCACGGTGGTGAGTGTCAATTGATGGAAATCACTGAAGATGGTTATGCTATCTTACAATTTGGTGGTGGCTGTAATGGTTGTAGCCAAATTGACTTAACCGTAAAAGAAGGCGTAGAAAAACAGCTAATCGCTATGATGGGTGATGAAATTAAAGGTGTTCGCGATGTAACCGAGCACCAACGTGGTGAGCACTCTTACTATTAATTGGCTGTGGCAATTATTTATTAAAAAACCCGACGTATGTCGGGTTTTTTGTCTTTATACAACGCTTGGCTAATCGCGCGCTTGATCGCCCATACGTTCAGTTTTTAGCGGTTGCATGCGCCTTTTTATATGCCAAGCGCATATTAATGACATCAATAGTACAAACGGTAGCATGGTCAGTACCACGTAATCCCAGCTACTGGTAAACAGCAACCAGCCAGCTAATAATGACGCCAATGCTTGAGTAAAGAAAATAACAAAATCATTGAGCGCTTGTGCTTTATAGCGCTCGTGACTTTGGTAGCTTTCTGGCAGTATCACAGTGCCAATAGTAAACAAGAAATTCCAGCCTACCCCTAGCAATACCAACGCCCACCAATAGTGCATCACATGTTGGCCACTTAACGCGACGATGATGACGAGAGCATACATAATAGTGCCGGTTGCCATCACCGTACCTGTGTGGAATTTTTTAATTAGCAGACCGGTAAAAAATGACGGTAAAAACATCGCCGCAATATGCGATTGAATTACCCACTTGGTATCAGCCAGCGAGTGACCCATCATATCGTGCATACTTAATGGCGTTGCCGTCATCACAAAACTCATAAGACCATAACCGATAGCGCCAGAGCCTAAGGCGATAATAAAGCTGGGTTGTTTGATGATTTGCGATAAATTACGTCCAGCCATGCTGTGCTGTTGTTGTGAGTCTTGCACAATAGGGTTGCTAAATAGCTGAAAACCAGCAAACGAGATACTGATAAGAATCGCTAAACCAAGAAATGAGCCAGCATAGCCATGCTCTGAGGCTATCCAGTCTTTACTAAATAAGGCCATTTCAGGGCCTAATATCGCCGCAAAAATCCCCGATAGCATTAATACTGAGACGGCACTTGCCGATTGTGTGCTTGCCACGCTTTCAATGGCGGCAAAGCGCAGCTGCAAGCTAAAGGCAATAGAAAAACCCATAAACAGGGTTGCTAGCAATAATAGATAAAACCACCCTTGTACGGCTGAGAACATAGCGAGTAAACAGCCAATGAGTGCCAAACCATAGCCTATATTGGTGGCTTGCTTACGACCTAGGCGCTGATTAAGTTGACTGACAATAATGGTGCCTAACGCAGTACCCACAATCATTAAGGTTAACGGCAGGGTTGCTAGCTTTTCGCTTGGTGCAATCTTGGTTGCTAATAAGCCACCAATAAAGGTTACCGTTGGGCCAATACAGGCCAATAATGGGCTGGTAAAAAACAACACACAAATATTACGGGGGTAATGCAATACCTTGGCTAATACCCAAAGGGCGACCAACATTGCGATAGCAATGAGGCTTAGAGTTACGAACATAATATATTCCAATAATTATTGTTATTATCGCGCCAGATGTTACGGCTCGCGATGTTTGGGAATAAAACGATAATGGTAGTGCCAATACAAGGTTATGCCACGACTGGCCATAAATAAGCAAAATGCCAACCATATGCCGTGATTGCCCCAGTGACTGAAGATAAACCAACAGGGAAAAAACACCAAACACGTGGAGACTAGCATGGAATTACGCATGATGCGTCCCTCAGTTAGACCAATATAAATACCATCGTATAAATAACACCAACAGGCAATAATCGGTAGGATAACAATCCATGGCATAAACTCATGAGTGATCGTGATGATGGCATCTATGTCGGTAAGTAGCTCGACGAAAAAATGTCCAAACAGATAAAAAATGAATGAATAGAGTATGGCGAACACTAGATTGTAACGATTGGCGACTTGTACCGATAATTGCATGGCCTCGATGTTATTTTCACCTTTAGCTTTGCCCACTCTTGCTTCGGCACCATAAGCAATGCCGTCGAGACCAAATGAAATCAGCAATAAAAAGTTAAGTAAAATCGCATTGGCTGCGACAACGGTGTCGCCTAAACGAGCACCTTGAAAGGTAATAAAAACGAAGCACGCTTCTAAACATAGGGTGCGGATGACGATATCGCTATTAAGCTTTAGATAAGGAATAAGGCTGCTTTTATTCATCGCCTCTTTGCAGTGTAGCTTGATGTTTATCAGCAATTGTTTACTATGAATTTTCAGTGAGTTGGCGACCATCCACATACCAATAGTAAAACAGCTGTATTCGGCGATAAGCGTTGCATAAGCCACACCGGCAATTTTTAAATCAAAGCCAATAACAAATAGTAAATCTAACAGCAGATTTATGAGATTGGTTATGATCAGTAGCCACATGGCTTTTTTCGCTTGATGCATGCCTAATAACCAACCCAGTATCACTAAATTGGCTAGTGCTGCAGGTAAGCCCCAAATACGAATTTCGCTATACTGCCTAGTGTATGTGAGTACTTGCTCGCTTGCGCCGCTAAGCCAAAGTCCGGCATCAATATAAACATTTTGCAAAAGGATAAAGAGCAAGCCTATAACAATCGCAACCACTAGCCCCCGAGTGAGCACGCTAAACGCATCTTGGCTGGCTTGTTTACCATAAGCTTGCGCGGCGAGTCCGGTGGTCGACATACGTAAAAAACCACAAAACCAAGTGATAACCGATATCAGCATCGCTCCCACAGCACTGGCGCCAAGATAATAGGCCTCAGGTAAATGACCAATAACCCCCGTATCAACCAAGCCAAGTAAGGGGATGGTGATATTAGACAAAATCATCGGGAGGGCTAGAGCAAACAGTGCTTTGCGCTCTTTATTGACAGCGGACAACGGGTTCTCCTGTTAGGTGGTCATTGGATTTAGGTTCGGTCGTATGTTTAAGTGTGCTACTTTGTGGCAAAATTGAGTCTTGCCACTATTCAGTTTTAAGCCTTGGTAGTAAATGCCTTGGGTCAACTGAATATCACGGTTTGTTTAGTTTACAGGAAGGCGTTATTTGGCGCACCGCAATATGAAAAAAATCCTTATATTATTATCATTTATCTTTGCTTTAATGATTTTTGAAAGTCGCGCGACAGTGGTACTGGTTTATCACCATGTCAGTGATTCAACGCCGAAAAGTACCTCAATAACGCCACAACAGTTTGCGAAACACTTACAGTATTTTCGCGATAATGGCTTTAAGGTGATCCCACTTAACGAAATGGTGGATAAACTCAAAGCCAAACAGCCACTAGAAGATAAAACCGTAGTGATCACCTTTGACGATGGCTACAGCGATATTCTCCATAACGGTCACCCATTATTAACCAAGTTTAATTATCCTTACACCGTGTTTATTAATCCCAGCACAGTGCCAGATAAACAAGGCAGCTATTTAACTTGGCCACAAATAAAGCACATGGTTGATGATGGTGTGCTTATCGCCAATCACGGTTTAGCGCATGATTCCTTGATTAAAGTACCTGCGGGTGTTGATAACGATGTTTGGTTGACTGAAAAACTGACGGAATTACAGCAAGCTGAAAAAATTATTGAGCAGCATACAGGTCAAAGCTGGCGTTACTTTGCCTTGCCTTATGGTGAGTACACACCCAAAGCGCAGCAACAGTTAGAAAAGCTGGGCTATGTGGTGTTTACTCAGCAATCAGGCGCGGTTGGTGAGCACACCGATTTAACCGCAATCCCGAGGTTTCCGGCATCTATGCCCTATGATCAAATCGGGCCGTTAAAAAATAAACTCAATGCGTTAGCATTTAATGTGAGTGAGCAAACGCAACGCTCAGCCACTATTGTGCCTTATGGGCAACAGCCGGATACCGAGATAAACCTTGAGGTTAAGGACTTTTATCCAAATATGCTGAGTTGCTTTATTAGTGGTAAAGGAAAAGCTGAGATTAATTGGCAGACGGATAATCAATTTGCGATGGGTTTTGCCGGTGCTTTTGCGCCAGGACGCCAACGCGCTAATTGCACCGCACCAAGTATTGCTAAACCGGGACGTTATTATTGGTACTCAAAACCATGGTTTGTGCCCAATAAGGATGGTAGCTGGTACCAAAACTAAGGCGACAAAGTCAATTTTTGGCGCCAAAGCTGATATACTACGCGCCTATTCAGCCTTTAATTTTTAAATTATGCGTTTACTAAGAACGACCACTCATCCAAGCCTAGAAAACCTATGTGCCAGCAGTTTTCATCGCCAAGCGGCGCGTGCCATTATCTTACGCGGTGAGGATATTCTGTTGCTTTACACTGAGCGTTATCACGATTATACCTTACCGGGTGGTGGCGTTGATGAAGGTGAAGATTTACAACAAGGCTTGGTGCGCGAACTGATTGAAGAAACCGGTGCGCAAAATATTCGCAATATTAAAGCCTTTGGTCGCTACGAAGAATTTCGCCCTTGGTACAAAAACGATTTTGATATCATGCACATGGAATCGTTTTGTTACACCTGTGACATCGATGAAGAGTTGGCAGACACACAGCTAGAACAACACGAAATAGCCAATGGTATGCGCCCAGTTTGGGTCAATATTTTTGATGCGATCAATCACAATGAAAATACCATGGCCAACAGTGACAAAAAAGGTATGTCGATTGAGCGCGAAACCTATTTGCTGAAGCTTATCGTTAAAGAGTTACTTAGCGAGTAGCCTCGTTCCGTAAACCAGCTAAATGCCAAAAATCAGCGCAAGCTCACTGTCTTGTAGCGTGCTTGCTACCTCCTTTATTCGCTGGCTATCCCCTCACGGTCATTTTATCTTTGCTGTTAGTCCTTATTGGTTATGTCTGTATCTTGCTGAGAGGATATTATCGTATAAAAAACAATCTCTAAAGTGTTAGGGAAGCGAATGAGGGAAGAGCAACAATGACTGTTTCGCAAAAGTCTGTAGCAAGTAAACCTAAGAAAGTAAGCGAAATCCAACAATGGCATATCGAAACCGATGTAGCCATTGTTGGCTTTGGTGCCGCAGGAAGCTGTGCTGCAATTGAAGCTGCCGAAACGGGCGTTAAGGTGGATGTGTTTGAAGCAGGCTCTGCTATAGGTGGCTCGACCGCATTGTCGGGTGGCGAAGTTTATCTTGGTGGTAGCGGTGGCACCCGTATGCAAAACTTGTTTGGTTTTAGCGATAGCACTGAAAACCTTTACAACTACCTAATGATGCAACATAGCCCGCAAGCAGACGAAGCGAAAATTCGCGCCTATGCCGAAGGAGCCAGTGCGCATTTTGATTGGCTTGAGGCAAAAGGTATTCCGTTTAAAGAGTCTTACCTTGACGAACGTCTAGTTGAACCATTCAGCGATGATTGCTTGATATGGAGTGGTAATGAAAAGTCTTGGCCAGAGATAAATCATTGCCAGCCTGTGCCCCGTGCGCATGTGGTAAAAATGCAAGGTATGGGCGCTGGTAAAGTGTTTATGGAGCACTTAGAGCAAAC from Thalassotalea sp. Sam97 harbors:
- a CDS encoding M14 family zinc carboxypeptidase; translation: MFNIIRVCSVALLLVANTLFAAPLSYYFPNQDQYRPNIPTPEQVLGFEVGERHIRHDQLIDYFEQLDQASELVEVRQMGYSQEHRKQIIATISSQQNLARLDEILSNRQSSTKQADNDPAVVWLGYSIHGNEISGANASLLVAYQLAAAINNNIDKLLDNLVIVIEPSMNPDGMDRFTTWVNTNRNQSVNTDHNHREHHLQWPSGRTNHYMFDLNRDWLPLTQQESRNRLRVYHHYKPNVLGDFHEMGRHASYFFQPGVPSRNNPLTPSENFDLTKLIAGYHAKALDAENRLYYSEESFDDFFYGKGSTYPDINGTIGILFEQASSRGYITDSANGILTFAFGIKNHVLTSFSTLTAASDNKTKLHNYRHQFYQQIEDLADEDDFAGFLFTEPHDRSRLNAFLELLSQHQVSVYPLQKDYQDDDNTYQAQHSFFVPLEQAQYRLVKTLFNKVTTFNDNTFYDVSGWTMPLAYNISFTKVETNRGLSISSTPWQKTANDVMRPASDAYAYAFHWDDYLAPKLLNKLLNAGIRAKVNTKKFSALVANERMSFDRGSIIIPAALQTNKNWFATLTQWQQQIGIDLYAIETGFNQGIDIGSPSLRPLNPIKVLLIGGHGISQYEAGHMLYYLDSQLNIPVSVVDTYRLSHIDFNDYSHIIMVDGNYEQLPQNSEKRFADFAQQGGTLIAQKGAVKYLANHKILNAEFVTASDIDRAFNTNGLSYEDKQTLHAEKLIAGTIFETEIDLSHPLAYGYNKPDLAIFKNSTDIITLPATPFVTVNRYQSDPLMSGYAAPQLVDLVAGNASIIAHDVGRGRVIASDANLVFRGYWPGTAKIIANSLFFSKVFSAIP
- the nfuA gene encoding Fe-S biogenesis protein NfuA, whose product is MIKISDTAQEHFVKLLSQQAEGTCIRVFVVNPGTAQAECGVSYCPPEAIEEDDIRIEYNGFAALVDKDSERFLEDAEIDFVSDQMGSQLTLKAPNAKLRKVADDAPLYDRVNYFIQSEVNPQLAGHGGECQLMEITEDGYAILQFGGGCNGCSQIDLTVKEGVEKQLIAMMGDEIKGVRDVTEHQRGEHSYY
- a CDS encoding MFS transporter, with product MFVTLSLIAIAMLVALWVLAKVLHYPRNICVLFFTSPLLACIGPTVTFIGGLLATKIAPSEKLATLPLTLMIVGTALGTIIVSQLNQRLGRKQATNIGYGLALIGCLLAMFSAVQGWFYLLLLATLFMGFSIAFSLQLRFAAIESVASTQSASAVSVLMLSGIFAAILGPEMALFSKDWIASEHGYAGSFLGLAILISISFAGFQLFSNPIVQDSQQQHSMAGRNLSQIIKQPSFIIALGSGAIGYGLMSFVMTATPLSMHDMMGHSLADTKWVIQSHIAAMFLPSFFTGLLIKKFHTGTVMATGTIMYALVIIVALSGQHVMHYWWALVLLGVGWNFLFTIGTVILPESYQSHERYKAQALNDFVIFFTQALASLLAGWLLFTSSWDYVVLTMLPFVLLMSLICAWHIKRRMQPLKTERMGDQARD
- a CDS encoding MATE family efflux transporter, which codes for MSAVNKERKALFALALPMILSNITIPLLGLVDTGVIGHLPEAYYLGASAVGAMLISVITWFCGFLRMSTTGLAAQAYGKQASQDAFSVLTRGLVVAIVIGLLFILLQNVYIDAGLWLSGASEQVLTYTRQYSEIRIWGLPAALANLVILGWLLGMHQAKKAMWLLIITNLINLLLDLLFVIGFDLKIAGVAYATLIAEYSCFTIGMWMVANSLKIHSKQLLINIKLHCKEAMNKSSLIPYLKLNSDIVIRTLCLEACFVFITFQGARLGDTVVAANAILLNFLLLISFGLDGIAYGAEARVGKAKGENNIEAMQLSVQVANRYNLVFAILYSFIFYLFGHFFVELLTDIDAIITITHEFMPWIVILPIIACWCYLYDGIYIGLTEGRIMRNSMLVSTCLVFFPCWFIFSHWGNHGIWLAFCLFMASRGITLYWHYHYRFIPKHREP